A window from Amblyomma americanum isolate KBUSLIRL-KWMA chromosome 7, ASM5285725v1, whole genome shotgun sequence encodes these proteins:
- the LOC144098668 gene encoding ribosomal oxygenase 2-like: MKTKRKTDGDGLTKRKKTRSNTCTDSASSVLGQNFETPLHVVEFLLTPLSFEVFVEKHWEREPFISQNRVGHAELWAPLFGKDNFFALLKEKQIYFAKDIALCKYEDGKRTNFERQGRATEAKAKRLFENDKATMQIHQPQRWVDGLWEVLEKLECFFGCLVGCNAYITPPSAQGLAPHYDDVEVFIVQLEGEKCWKLYKPPIELPRTYSSDFDAADIGEPSHEFTLKPGDLLYMPRGTIHQAWTPESSGTHSTHITISTYQNHTVGDSLKSLAPNLIDAALDSCVQLRKGLPLQFLPHSTLSKATVVAALEAVLEHVRSTSDPVPIAEDLVHDFMRTRLPPFGVDRQAISETTPSGKAPGIKDCIRFKYPSHVTYLIESGAAETDDDEEDATGVPSQSLAEQPLQQDHGEKMVLLVTSMFNDRETHMVSTGEDDEDQEDPEIAKFPLRFLDAIKKLCGSKEFVPCEDLNLPSDEDKLLLLTTLWSLHLLDVQGSEA, encoded by the exons CACTGACAGTGCATCGAGTGTCCTGGGCCAAAACTTTGAGACGCCACTTCATGTTGTGGAGTTTCTGCTGACTCCACTTTCATTTGAAGTGTTTGTGGAAAAGCACTGGGAGCGAGAACCGTTCATATCTCAGAATCGGGTTGGTCATGCCGAGCTGTGGGCACCGCTGTTTGGGAAAGACAATTTTTTTGCCTTGCTTAAGGAAAAGCAAATATACTTTGCGAAGGACATTGCTTTGTGCAAGTATGAGGATGGGAAGAGGACAAACTTTGAGAGGCAGGGACGTGCTACTGAGGCCAAGGCAAAGAGACTGTTTGAAAACGACAAAGCTACAATGCAAATCCACCAGCCGCAACGATGGGTG GATGGTCTCTGGGAGGTCCTGGAAAAACTGGAGTGTTTTTTTGGCTGCCTCGTGGGATGCAATGCTTACATCACTCCTCCATCTGCACAGGGGTTGGCCCCTCATTATGATGATGTGGAG GTATTTATAGTGCAGTTGGAAGGTGAAAAGTGCTGGAAGCTTTACAAACCTCCCATAGAATTGCCTCGCACTTACAGCAGTGATTTTGATGCTGCTGATATTGGTGAGCCAAGTCATGAGTTCACATTGAAG CCAGGAGACTTGCTGTATATGCCACGGGGAACTATCCACCAGGCATGGACTCCAGAATCTTCCGGAACTCACTCTACGCACATCACCATAAGCACTTATCAGAACCA CACAGTGGGCGACAGTCTTAAAAGTCTAGCACCAAACTTGATTGATGCTGCGCTGGACTCCTGTGTGCAACTGCGAAAGGGCCTCCCTCTCCAGTTCCTCCCACATTCAACATTATCCAAG GCCACTGTAGTTGCTGCACTCGAAGCAGTTCTGGAGCATGTCAGGAGCACGAGTGATCCTGTGCCTATCGCTGAAGACCTGGTGCATGATTTTATGCGTACTCGATTGCCTCCATTTGGAGTTGACCGTCAGGCTATATCGGAGACAACGCCAAGTGGCAAAGCGCCTGGCATCAAAGACTGCATCAGGTTTAAATACCCAAGCCATGTGACATATTTGATAGAAAGTGGTGCAGCTGAAACGGACGATGATGAAGAGGATGCCACCGGTGTGCCATCACAATCGCTTGCTGAGCAACCACTGCAGCAGGATCATG GTGAAAAAATGGTGCTGCTAGTTACATCAATGTTTAATGACAGGGAAACACACATGGTGTCTACTggggaagatgatgaagaccaggAG GATCCAGAGATAGCAAAATTTCCTCTCCGCTTCCTCgatgcaataaaaaaattgtgCGGCTCCAAAGAGTTTGTACCCTGTGAAGACCTCAACTTACCATCCGATGAAGACAAGCTTCTGCTGCTTACAACCCTGTGGTCTCTACACTTGCTTGATGTTCAGGGCTCGGAAGCATAG